Proteins co-encoded in one Chaetodon auriga isolate fChaAug3 chromosome 9, fChaAug3.hap1, whole genome shotgun sequence genomic window:
- the sh3rf2 gene encoding E3 ubiquitin-protein ligase SH3RF2 isoform X2: MVDYSVSRGPEALLLRRGGPVKMEELALMALLECPLCFEQLDVSAKVLPCQHTFCMSCLQRQEATRSQLLCPECRAPVPAKTVEELPANPLLVRLLEGLRGSMGPSRDRQTARYAAPLSRGSFRVREGQQLQESQHREKQGHNELAHGAPVHNKGGDSSGELVHMPGNSITPKHKVDENWHHGNAGDSSGASVTASTQQAVSQMPQLQPLQLSQPPALCKALYDFNPEEMNLEDSKCCLSFLKGDILTVIRRVDENWIEAKLREKVGVCPLQFTEPNSVAAKLLEAKNRRASDSAEFHHQTGSGGKDKATDVSNRTTHYGVTQVPAKTPIINALPPSNQRKQPAASSINFYQTTKGETTSTFNSFNRQGLSHRVSVSPTARGLSHPSRVNSQRTRRHSDAAHRHLLQSEKKMTSETPPTISMALVNPQMTSASADGKNSSTQQLSISVCAVLYSYKPRRPEELELRKGEMVGVYGKFKEGWLRGLSLRTGKVGILPSNYISPVLRTSARLLETKAANASSQHNTITGKKPTAAKNPAVVLALDRVNADGTMYSTGQVPSVPNGAQHAMSSTGAGKPSLYGAAQGWDTVRRIFNPHRGSNQFSHTSTSHVPSNSQHFAQVQASGYSPALQRKKNSSFLGWMTEPAAPSAAAAFKDRDFTASHEATFQQDRQPSNGPHSILVRPDSHKNTIDKPTKSVRFLTDADSPPSRPQTSSCPSGNQVPSNCRPGPTPLEVWAPSLTLGRDGPGIILKEGKVPILKKGLEAATSDLHSNLQKPISSQPPLSAMSAQFSPSRHRVTTTHLAQTDSELSLLQGDVVLVHRPRPDGRVLVTQESSGQTGLFHCSVLQALERLS, from the exons ATGGTGGATTACAGTGTTTCACGTGGACCTGAAGCCCTGCTTCTAAGGAGAGGTGGCCCTGTTAAAATGGAGGAGCTGGCTCTAATGGCCTTGCTGGAGTGTCCTCTGTGTTTCGAGCAGCTGGATGTGTCAGCCAAGGTCCTGCCCTGCCAGCACACTTTCTGTATGTCCTGCCTGCAGAGGCAGGAGGCAACCCGCTCCCAGCTGCTCTGCCCAGAGTGTCGAGCTCCTGTCCCGGCCAAGACGGTGGAGGAGCTTCCTGCAAACCCCCTGCTAGTGCGGCTCCTGGAGGGGCTCCGGGGCTCAATGGGGCccagcagggacagacagacagcccgCTATGCAGCACCCTTGTCCAGGGGCAGCTTTAGAGTCAGGGAgggtcagcagctgcaggagagtcaacacagagagaagcaagGACACAACGAG CTTGCTCATGGAGCTCCTGTGCACAACAAAGGAGGTGATTCGTCAGGAGAGCTGGTGCACATGCCTGGTAACAGTATCACCCCGAAACACAAAGTGGATGAGAACTGGCACCACGGAAACGCTGGTGACAGTAGCGGCGCGTCTGTCACTGCCAGCACGCAGCAAGCGGTCAGCCAGATGCCTCAGCTGCAGCCCCTCCAGCTGTCCCAGCCTCCGGCTCTCTGCAAGGCCCTCTATGACTTCAACCCTGAAGAGATGAATCTGGAAGACAGTAAATGTTGTCTCAGCTTCCTCAAG GGAGACATACTCACCGTCATCAGGCGGGTAGATGAAAACTGGATTGAAGCCAAGCTAAGGGAGAAAGTTGGAGTTTGCCCTCTGCAGTTTACAGAG CCAAACTCAGTGGCTGCCAAACTGCTAGAGGCAAAGAATCGGAGGGCGAGTGACTCAGCAGAATTTCACCATCAGACTGGCAGTGGGGGCAAAGACAAGGCCACTGACGTATCTAACAGGACCACCCATTACGGAGTCACTCAAGTCCCAGCAAAGACACCCATCATCAATGCTTTGCCCCCCTCCAACCAGCGGAAACAGCCCGCAGCCAGCAGCATCAACTTTTATCAGACTACCAAAGGAGAGACGACGAGCACCTTCAACAGTTTCAACCGTCAGGGACTGTCAcaccgtgtctctgtgtctcctaCCGCCCGGGGCCTCTCTCACCCCTCCAGAGTGAACTCTCAGCGAACTAGGCGCCACTCTGACGCTGCACACAGACACCTGTTACAG AGCGAGAAAAAGATGACCAGTGAGACTCCACCCACCATCTCTATGGCACTGGTGAACCCCCAAATGACCTCTGCCTCTGCAGATGGCAAAAACTCCTCCACTCAGCAGCtctccatcagtgt GTGTGCTGTCCTTTACTCCTACAAACCACGACGGccagaggagctggagctgaggaAAGGAGAGATGGTGGGAGTGTACGGAAAGTTCAAAGAAGGCTGGCTGCGTGGGTTATCGCTCAGAACGGGCAAGGTGGGCATTCTGCCCAGCAACTACATCTCTCCTGTGCTCAG AACCTCGGCCAGACTCCTGGAGACCAAAGCGGCTAATGCGTCCTCACAGCACAATACAATAACTGGAAAGAAACCCACAGCTGCCAAGAATCCTGCTGTGGTCCTTGCTCTGGATAGGGTAAATGCTGATGGAACGATGTACTCAACAGGACAGGTCCCATCTGTGCCAAATGGAGCACAGCATGCAATGTCATCCACTGGTGCTGGAAAACCGTCCCTCTATGGGGCGGCACAAGGCTGGGACACCGTGAGGCGCATCTTTAACCCTCATAGAG gCTCAAACCAATTCTCCCATACGTCCACTTCGCACGTCCCGTCCAACTCACAGCATTTTGCCCAAGTTCAGGCATCCGGCTACTCGCCggccctgcagaggaagaaaaacagcagcttcctgGGCTGGATGACTGAGCCAGCagcgccctctgctgctgcagcgtttAAGGACAGAGACTTCACTGCCTCACATGAGGCAACATTTCAGCAAGACAGACAGCCTTCCAATGGGCCTCACTCAATTCTAGTCAGACCTGACTCACACAAGAACACTATAGACAAG CCGACAAAGTCAGTGCGGTTTCTCACAGATGCAGACTCCCCTCCTTCAAGACCTCAGACCTCCTCCTGTCCATCAGGGAATCAGGTTCCCTCTAACTGCCGCCCTGGCCCCACACCACTGGAAGTGTGGGCCCCATCACTCACCCTGGGAAGAGATGGACCAGGAATCATTCTCAAAGAAGGAAAAGTTCCTATTCTCAAGAAAGGCCTTGAAGCAGCCACCTCAGATCTACATTCTAACTTGCAGAAACCAATATCTTCACAGCCGCCTCTATCAGCCATGTCAGCTCAGTTCAGCCCCAGCAG GCACAGAGTGACCACAACGCATTTAGCCCAGACGGACTCAGAGCTCAGTCTGCTTCAAGGAGATGTTGTCCTCGTCCACAGACCTCGACCTGATGGACGGGTTCTGGTTACTCAAGAGAGCAGTGGGCAGACGGGCTTATTCCACTGCAGTGTTCTTCAAGCCCTCGAGAGGCTCAGCTGA
- the kif3a gene encoding kinesin-like protein KIF3A isoform X2 has protein sequence MPSNKLEKPDKQEVNDNVKVVVRCRPLNQKEKMMGHKQAVTVDEIRGTITVNKLETPQEPPKTFTFDTVFGPDSKQLDVYNLTARPIVDSVLEGYNGTIFAYGQTGTGKTFTMEGVRAVPELRGIIPNSFAHIFGHIAKAEGDTRFLVRVSYLEIYNEEVRDLLGKDQMQRLEVKERPDVGVYIKDLSGYVVNNADDMDRIMTLGHKNRSVGATNMNEHSSRSHAIFTITIECSEKGVDGNQHVRMGKLHLVDLAGSERQGKTGATGQRLKEATKINLSLSTLGNVISALVDGKSTHVPYRNSKLTRLLQDSLGGNSKTMMCANIGPADYNYDETISTLRYANRAKNIKNKARINEDPKDALLRQFQKEIEELKKKLVEGEEISGSEGSGSDEMDEGDDEGAEAGEGHRRRKGRKKVSPDKMVEMQAKIEEERKALEAKLDMEEEERNKARAELEKREKDLLKAQQEHHLLLEKLSALEKKVIVGGVDLLAKAEEQEKLLQESNNELEERRRRAEQLRKELEEKEQERLDIEEKYTSLQEEAQGKTKKLKKVWTMLMAAKSEMADLQQEHHREIEGLLENIRQLSRELRLQMLIIDNFIPQEYQEMIENYVHWNEDIGEWQLKCVAYTGNNMRKQTPAPDKKEKDPFEVDLSHVYLAYTEESMRQSLMKLERPRTSKSGKSGRPKTGRRKRSAKPDAVIESLLQ, from the exons ATGCCG agcaaTAAGCTTGAGAAACCTGACAAACAGGAGGTCAACGATAATGTCAAGGTGGTGGTGAGATGTCGTCCCCTCAACCAGAAAGAGAAGATGATGGGCCACAAACAGGCCGTCACTGTGGACGAGATCCGTGGGACCATAACAGTTAACAAACTGGAGACTCCCCAGGAGCCTCCGAAGACCTTCACATTTGACACTGTGTTTGGAccagacagcaaacagctggATGTCTACAATCTCACAGCCCGCCCCATCGTTGATTCAGTATTGGAGGGATACAATG GCACCATTTTTGCATATGGGCAAACTGGCACAGGAAAAACATTCACCATGGAGGGTGTGAGAGCCGTGCCAGAACTCAGAGGGATAATCCCAAACTCCTTTGCTCATATTTTTGGTCACATTGCCAAGGCAGAGGGTGACACCAG GTTTTTGGTTCGTGTCTCGTACCTGGAAATTTACAATGAGGAGGTGCGGGACTTGTTGGGCAAGGACCAGATGCAGAGGCTAGAG GTCAAAGAAAGACCAGATGTTGGCGTGTATATCAAAGACCTCTCTGGTTACGTTGTGAATAATGCTGATGACATGGACAGGATTATGACACTGGGCCACAAAAATC GGTCTGTTGGTGCCacaaacatgaatgaacacagctCCCGCTCTCATGCTATCTTCACCATCACCATTGAGTGCAGTGAGAAAGGTGTGGATGGAAACCAGCATGTACGCATGGGAAAACTTCATCTGGTTGATCTTGCA GGCTCTGAGAGACAAGGCAAGACTGGAGCCACAGGTCAGCGTTTAAAGGAAGCGACGAAgattaatctctctctctctacactgGGTAACGTCATCTCTGCCTTGGTGGATGGCAAGAGCACACATGTGCCCTATAGGAACTCTAAGCTAACCCGTCTGCTGCAGGATTCACTAGGAGGAAACTCAAAGACCATGATG TGTGCTAATATAGGCCCTGCAGACTATAACTATGACGAGACCATCAGTACCCTGCGCTACGCTAATAGGGCTAAAAACATCAAGAACAAAGCCAGGATCAATGAAGACCCCAAGGATGCCCTTCTGCGCCAGTTTCAGAAGGAGATTGAGGAGCTAAAGAAGAAATTGGTGGAAG GTGAGGAGATCTCTGGCTCAGAGGGCAGTGGATCAGATGAGAtggatgaaggtgatgatgaaggaGCGGAGGCAGGAGAAGGccacaggagaagaaaag GGAGGAAGAAGGTTTCCCCAGACAAGATGGTGGAGATGCAGGCAAAGattgaagaggaaagaaaggccTTGGAGGCCAAGCtggacatggaggaggaggagaggaacaaggcaagagcagagctggagaagagggagaaggatcTTCTGAAAGCTCA GCAGGAGCATCACCTTCTGCTAGAGAAATTGTCAGCTTTAGAGAAGAAGGTGATCGTGGGTGGGGTGGACCTCCTGGCCAAggctgaggagcaggagaagctTTTGCAGGAGTCCAACAATGAACTTGAGGAACGTCGCAGGAGAGCGGAGCAGCTGCGGAAAGAGCTTGAGGAGAAAGAG CAAGAACGTCTGGACATAGAAGAGAAGTACActagtctgcaggaggaggctcAAGGCAAGACCAAGAAGCTGAAGAAAGTATGGACCATGCTGATGGCTGCCAAATCAGAA aTGGCAGATCTGCAACAAGAGCATCACAGAGAGATCGAGGGCCTCCTGGAGAATATCCGCCAGCTGAGCCGAGAGCTGCGGCTCCAGATGCTCATCATAGACAACTTTATTCCCCAGGAGTAtcag GAGATGATAGAGAATTACGTGCACTGGAATGAAGACATTGGAGAATGGCAGCTG aaatgtgtggcATACACTGGCAACAATATGAGAAAGCAGACCCCGGCTccagacaaaaaagagaaagat CCATTTGAGGTGGATCTGTCCCATGTGTATTTGGCCTACACCGAGGAGAGCATGCGGCAGTCACTGATGAAACTGGAGAGACCCAGAACCTCTAAAAGTGGCAAGAGTGGCCGGCCCAAGACTGGACGAAG GAAAAGATCTGCAAAGCCAGACGCTGTGATCGAATCCCTTCTGCAGTGA
- the sh3rf2 gene encoding E3 ubiquitin-protein ligase SH3RF2 isoform X1, protein MTLKSDTFPDELARLWLLPCRRFALSLISTGGLHVVIHLGTRWSVTLVFSSRASPASHCPDFSALRHSGEKVTHFLTGVSGLSLCCQHTHIMVDYSVSRGPEALLLRRGGPVKMEELALMALLECPLCFEQLDVSAKVLPCQHTFCMSCLQRQEATRSQLLCPECRAPVPAKTVEELPANPLLVRLLEGLRGSMGPSRDRQTARYAAPLSRGSFRVREGQQLQESQHREKQGHNELAHGAPVHNKGGDSSGELVHMPGNSITPKHKVDENWHHGNAGDSSGASVTASTQQAVSQMPQLQPLQLSQPPALCKALYDFNPEEMNLEDSKCCLSFLKGDILTVIRRVDENWIEAKLREKVGVCPLQFTEPNSVAAKLLEAKNRRASDSAEFHHQTGSGGKDKATDVSNRTTHYGVTQVPAKTPIINALPPSNQRKQPAASSINFYQTTKGETTSTFNSFNRQGLSHRVSVSPTARGLSHPSRVNSQRTRRHSDAAHRHLLQSEKKMTSETPPTISMALVNPQMTSASADGKNSSTQQLSISVCAVLYSYKPRRPEELELRKGEMVGVYGKFKEGWLRGLSLRTGKVGILPSNYISPVLRTSARLLETKAANASSQHNTITGKKPTAAKNPAVVLALDRVNADGTMYSTGQVPSVPNGAQHAMSSTGAGKPSLYGAAQGWDTVRRIFNPHRGSNQFSHTSTSHVPSNSQHFAQVQASGYSPALQRKKNSSFLGWMTEPAAPSAAAAFKDRDFTASHEATFQQDRQPSNGPHSILVRPDSHKNTIDKPTKSVRFLTDADSPPSRPQTSSCPSGNQVPSNCRPGPTPLEVWAPSLTLGRDGPGIILKEGKVPILKKGLEAATSDLHSNLQKPISSQPPLSAMSAQFSPSRHRVTTTHLAQTDSELSLLQGDVVLVHRPRPDGRVLVTQESSGQTGLFHCSVLQALERLS, encoded by the exons ATGACACTGAAATCCGATACATTTCCTGATGAATTAGCCCGGCTGTGGTTGCTACCTTGCCGCCGGTTTGCGTTAAGTCTAATTTCTACAGGTGGGCTTCATGTCGTCATACATTTAGGCACGCGGTGGTCGGTGACACTCGTGTTTAGCTCTCGCGCTTCTCCTGCGTCGCACTGTCCCGATTTCAGCGCACTGCGTCACAGCGGCGAGAAAGTTACGCATTTCCTAACCGGAGTTTCTGGACTAtcactctgctgtcagcacacacataT TATGGTGGATTACAGTGTTTCACGTGGACCTGAAGCCCTGCTTCTAAGGAGAGGTGGCCCTGTTAAAATGGAGGAGCTGGCTCTAATGGCCTTGCTGGAGTGTCCTCTGTGTTTCGAGCAGCTGGATGTGTCAGCCAAGGTCCTGCCCTGCCAGCACACTTTCTGTATGTCCTGCCTGCAGAGGCAGGAGGCAACCCGCTCCCAGCTGCTCTGCCCAGAGTGTCGAGCTCCTGTCCCGGCCAAGACGGTGGAGGAGCTTCCTGCAAACCCCCTGCTAGTGCGGCTCCTGGAGGGGCTCCGGGGCTCAATGGGGCccagcagggacagacagacagcccgCTATGCAGCACCCTTGTCCAGGGGCAGCTTTAGAGTCAGGGAgggtcagcagctgcaggagagtcaacacagagagaagcaagGACACAACGAG CTTGCTCATGGAGCTCCTGTGCACAACAAAGGAGGTGATTCGTCAGGAGAGCTGGTGCACATGCCTGGTAACAGTATCACCCCGAAACACAAAGTGGATGAGAACTGGCACCACGGAAACGCTGGTGACAGTAGCGGCGCGTCTGTCACTGCCAGCACGCAGCAAGCGGTCAGCCAGATGCCTCAGCTGCAGCCCCTCCAGCTGTCCCAGCCTCCGGCTCTCTGCAAGGCCCTCTATGACTTCAACCCTGAAGAGATGAATCTGGAAGACAGTAAATGTTGTCTCAGCTTCCTCAAG GGAGACATACTCACCGTCATCAGGCGGGTAGATGAAAACTGGATTGAAGCCAAGCTAAGGGAGAAAGTTGGAGTTTGCCCTCTGCAGTTTACAGAG CCAAACTCAGTGGCTGCCAAACTGCTAGAGGCAAAGAATCGGAGGGCGAGTGACTCAGCAGAATTTCACCATCAGACTGGCAGTGGGGGCAAAGACAAGGCCACTGACGTATCTAACAGGACCACCCATTACGGAGTCACTCAAGTCCCAGCAAAGACACCCATCATCAATGCTTTGCCCCCCTCCAACCAGCGGAAACAGCCCGCAGCCAGCAGCATCAACTTTTATCAGACTACCAAAGGAGAGACGACGAGCACCTTCAACAGTTTCAACCGTCAGGGACTGTCAcaccgtgtctctgtgtctcctaCCGCCCGGGGCCTCTCTCACCCCTCCAGAGTGAACTCTCAGCGAACTAGGCGCCACTCTGACGCTGCACACAGACACCTGTTACAG AGCGAGAAAAAGATGACCAGTGAGACTCCACCCACCATCTCTATGGCACTGGTGAACCCCCAAATGACCTCTGCCTCTGCAGATGGCAAAAACTCCTCCACTCAGCAGCtctccatcagtgt GTGTGCTGTCCTTTACTCCTACAAACCACGACGGccagaggagctggagctgaggaAAGGAGAGATGGTGGGAGTGTACGGAAAGTTCAAAGAAGGCTGGCTGCGTGGGTTATCGCTCAGAACGGGCAAGGTGGGCATTCTGCCCAGCAACTACATCTCTCCTGTGCTCAG AACCTCGGCCAGACTCCTGGAGACCAAAGCGGCTAATGCGTCCTCACAGCACAATACAATAACTGGAAAGAAACCCACAGCTGCCAAGAATCCTGCTGTGGTCCTTGCTCTGGATAGGGTAAATGCTGATGGAACGATGTACTCAACAGGACAGGTCCCATCTGTGCCAAATGGAGCACAGCATGCAATGTCATCCACTGGTGCTGGAAAACCGTCCCTCTATGGGGCGGCACAAGGCTGGGACACCGTGAGGCGCATCTTTAACCCTCATAGAG gCTCAAACCAATTCTCCCATACGTCCACTTCGCACGTCCCGTCCAACTCACAGCATTTTGCCCAAGTTCAGGCATCCGGCTACTCGCCggccctgcagaggaagaaaaacagcagcttcctgGGCTGGATGACTGAGCCAGCagcgccctctgctgctgcagcgtttAAGGACAGAGACTTCACTGCCTCACATGAGGCAACATTTCAGCAAGACAGACAGCCTTCCAATGGGCCTCACTCAATTCTAGTCAGACCTGACTCACACAAGAACACTATAGACAAG CCGACAAAGTCAGTGCGGTTTCTCACAGATGCAGACTCCCCTCCTTCAAGACCTCAGACCTCCTCCTGTCCATCAGGGAATCAGGTTCCCTCTAACTGCCGCCCTGGCCCCACACCACTGGAAGTGTGGGCCCCATCACTCACCCTGGGAAGAGATGGACCAGGAATCATTCTCAAAGAAGGAAAAGTTCCTATTCTCAAGAAAGGCCTTGAAGCAGCCACCTCAGATCTACATTCTAACTTGCAGAAACCAATATCTTCACAGCCGCCTCTATCAGCCATGTCAGCTCAGTTCAGCCCCAGCAG GCACAGAGTGACCACAACGCATTTAGCCCAGACGGACTCAGAGCTCAGTCTGCTTCAAGGAGATGTTGTCCTCGTCCACAGACCTCGACCTGATGGACGGGTTCTGGTTACTCAAGAGAGCAGTGGGCAGACGGGCTTATTCCACTGCAGTGTTCTTCAAGCCCTCGAGAGGCTCAGCTGA
- the kif3a gene encoding kinesin-like protein KIF3A isoform X1 — protein MPSNKLEKPDKQEVNDNVKVVVRCRPLNQKEKMMGHKQAVTVDEIRGTITVNKLETPQEPPKTFTFDTVFGPDSKQLDVYNLTARPIVDSVLEGYNGTIFAYGQTGTGKTFTMEGVRAVPELRGIIPNSFAHIFGHIAKAEGDTRFLVRVSYLEIYNEEVRDLLGKDQMQRLEVKERPDVGVYIKDLSGYVVNNADDMDRIMTLGHKNRSVGATNMNEHSSRSHAIFTITIECSEKGVDGNQHVRMGKLHLVDLAGSERQGKTGATGQRLKEATKINLSLSTLGNVISALVDGKSTHVPYRNSKLTRLLQDSLGGNSKTMMCANIGPADYNYDETISTLRYANRAKNIKNKARINEDPKDALLRQFQKEIEELKKKLVEGEEISGSEGSGSDEMDEGDDEGAEAGEGHRRRKDSGSSSSSSSNSSEFACSSSVPPPTEDKPQNRRKKVSPDKMVEMQAKIEEERKALEAKLDMEEEERNKARAELEKREKDLLKAQQEHHLLLEKLSALEKKVIVGGVDLLAKAEEQEKLLQESNNELEERRRRAEQLRKELEEKEQERLDIEEKYTSLQEEAQGKTKKLKKVWTMLMAAKSEMADLQQEHHREIEGLLENIRQLSRELRLQMLIIDNFIPQEYQEMIENYVHWNEDIGEWQLKCVAYTGNNMRKQTPAPDKKEKDPFEVDLSHVYLAYTEESMRQSLMKLERPRTSKSGKSGRPKTGRRKRSAKPDAVIESLLQ, from the exons ATGCCG agcaaTAAGCTTGAGAAACCTGACAAACAGGAGGTCAACGATAATGTCAAGGTGGTGGTGAGATGTCGTCCCCTCAACCAGAAAGAGAAGATGATGGGCCACAAACAGGCCGTCACTGTGGACGAGATCCGTGGGACCATAACAGTTAACAAACTGGAGACTCCCCAGGAGCCTCCGAAGACCTTCACATTTGACACTGTGTTTGGAccagacagcaaacagctggATGTCTACAATCTCACAGCCCGCCCCATCGTTGATTCAGTATTGGAGGGATACAATG GCACCATTTTTGCATATGGGCAAACTGGCACAGGAAAAACATTCACCATGGAGGGTGTGAGAGCCGTGCCAGAACTCAGAGGGATAATCCCAAACTCCTTTGCTCATATTTTTGGTCACATTGCCAAGGCAGAGGGTGACACCAG GTTTTTGGTTCGTGTCTCGTACCTGGAAATTTACAATGAGGAGGTGCGGGACTTGTTGGGCAAGGACCAGATGCAGAGGCTAGAG GTCAAAGAAAGACCAGATGTTGGCGTGTATATCAAAGACCTCTCTGGTTACGTTGTGAATAATGCTGATGACATGGACAGGATTATGACACTGGGCCACAAAAATC GGTCTGTTGGTGCCacaaacatgaatgaacacagctCCCGCTCTCATGCTATCTTCACCATCACCATTGAGTGCAGTGAGAAAGGTGTGGATGGAAACCAGCATGTACGCATGGGAAAACTTCATCTGGTTGATCTTGCA GGCTCTGAGAGACAAGGCAAGACTGGAGCCACAGGTCAGCGTTTAAAGGAAGCGACGAAgattaatctctctctctctacactgGGTAACGTCATCTCTGCCTTGGTGGATGGCAAGAGCACACATGTGCCCTATAGGAACTCTAAGCTAACCCGTCTGCTGCAGGATTCACTAGGAGGAAACTCAAAGACCATGATG TGTGCTAATATAGGCCCTGCAGACTATAACTATGACGAGACCATCAGTACCCTGCGCTACGCTAATAGGGCTAAAAACATCAAGAACAAAGCCAGGATCAATGAAGACCCCAAGGATGCCCTTCTGCGCCAGTTTCAGAAGGAGATTGAGGAGCTAAAGAAGAAATTGGTGGAAG GTGAGGAGATCTCTGGCTCAGAGGGCAGTGGATCAGATGAGAtggatgaaggtgatgatgaaggaGCGGAGGCAGGAGAAGGccacaggagaagaaaag acagtggcagcagcagcagcagcagcagcaatagcTCAGAGTttgcctgctcctcctcagtgCCTCCACCCACTGAGGACAAACCTCAGAATA GGAGGAAGAAGGTTTCCCCAGACAAGATGGTGGAGATGCAGGCAAAGattgaagaggaaagaaaggccTTGGAGGCCAAGCtggacatggaggaggaggagaggaacaaggcaagagcagagctggagaagagggagaaggatcTTCTGAAAGCTCA GCAGGAGCATCACCTTCTGCTAGAGAAATTGTCAGCTTTAGAGAAGAAGGTGATCGTGGGTGGGGTGGACCTCCTGGCCAAggctgaggagcaggagaagctTTTGCAGGAGTCCAACAATGAACTTGAGGAACGTCGCAGGAGAGCGGAGCAGCTGCGGAAAGAGCTTGAGGAGAAAGAG CAAGAACGTCTGGACATAGAAGAGAAGTACActagtctgcaggaggaggctcAAGGCAAGACCAAGAAGCTGAAGAAAGTATGGACCATGCTGATGGCTGCCAAATCAGAA aTGGCAGATCTGCAACAAGAGCATCACAGAGAGATCGAGGGCCTCCTGGAGAATATCCGCCAGCTGAGCCGAGAGCTGCGGCTCCAGATGCTCATCATAGACAACTTTATTCCCCAGGAGTAtcag GAGATGATAGAGAATTACGTGCACTGGAATGAAGACATTGGAGAATGGCAGCTG aaatgtgtggcATACACTGGCAACAATATGAGAAAGCAGACCCCGGCTccagacaaaaaagagaaagat CCATTTGAGGTGGATCTGTCCCATGTGTATTTGGCCTACACCGAGGAGAGCATGCGGCAGTCACTGATGAAACTGGAGAGACCCAGAACCTCTAAAAGTGGCAAGAGTGGCCGGCCCAAGACTGGACGAAG GAAAAGATCTGCAAAGCCAGACGCTGTGATCGAATCCCTTCTGCAGTGA